One segment of Yersinia kristensenii DNA contains the following:
- the tssF gene encoding type VI secretion system baseplate subunit TssF — MDDLTLRYYEAEMRYLREAGKEFTRAHPDRAAMLNLDKPGARDPYVERLFEGFAFLMGRMREKLDDDLPELTEGLVSLLWPHYMRTIPSLAIVEFSPDWRSLRQAESLPQGFSVLSRPVGPHKTSCQYRTTRDIALQPLHLADARLQTETDGRSAIRLRFECTEKVDWAKAGIDKVAIYLSAESPVSSALHLALTRRVHAMHARHAGTRAERRTFDGWCKPMGFDDKDRLWPKAESAFSGYQLLLEYFSFRPKFMFVELHGLDTIGLTQDSSWFEIDIVLNEAWSSDLPFETENFRLHCAPVINLFTLEADPLTLNPLDNEYLLRPLRLQDGHTEIYSVDNIHGAVKNGKHAYVPFTSFRHRGGMMRHDAPERYYHTRVKRGASGLYDTWLILGGRSFEVDQLAEKPESLSMRITGTNGQLPRKALASTLLDRVVKAGKVPVRVLNLSAPSLPLYPPANDRFHWRVMSHLGSNFLSMMDNPEVLRGTLALYDWTDDEMNRRRLEAIVAVNHTLIRRFEKGFMLRGVDIEVTLNMDNFAGEGDVNLFGEMLHRFFALYADIHLFNQLTLVLQPTGKRLRWRETHSQHVPG; from the coding sequence ATGGATGATTTAACGCTGCGCTACTATGAGGCCGAAATGCGCTATCTGCGCGAGGCCGGTAAAGAGTTTACCCGCGCCCATCCAGATCGAGCAGCCATGCTCAACCTGGATAAACCGGGCGCTCGCGACCCATATGTTGAGCGCCTGTTCGAAGGTTTTGCTTTCCTGATGGGGCGGATGCGCGAAAAGCTAGATGACGACTTGCCGGAGTTGACCGAAGGGTTGGTCAGCTTGCTCTGGCCGCATTACATGCGCACCATTCCGTCTCTGGCGATTGTGGAGTTTTCGCCCGACTGGCGTAGCCTGCGTCAGGCAGAGTCGCTACCGCAGGGTTTCTCTGTTTTATCCCGTCCGGTAGGGCCGCATAAAACCAGTTGCCAATATCGCACTACGCGGGACATTGCGCTGCAACCACTGCATCTCGCCGACGCCCGGTTGCAGACGGAAACTGACGGACGCTCAGCTATCCGGCTGCGCTTTGAGTGCACCGAAAAGGTGGATTGGGCGAAAGCTGGGATAGATAAGGTCGCCATCTACCTCAGTGCAGAAAGCCCGGTCAGTTCTGCTCTGCATCTGGCCTTAACCCGCCGAGTGCATGCCATGCACGCCCGCCACGCGGGCACGCGCGCAGAACGCCGGACATTTGATGGCTGGTGCAAACCGATGGGGTTTGACGATAAAGACCGGTTGTGGCCTAAAGCCGAATCCGCTTTCAGTGGGTATCAGTTATTGTTGGAATATTTTAGCTTCCGGCCGAAGTTTATGTTTGTGGAGCTACACGGGCTGGATACTATCGGGCTGACTCAGGACAGTAGCTGGTTTGAAATCGACATCGTGCTCAACGAAGCCTGGTCGTCTGATCTGCCGTTTGAAACCGAGAACTTCCGCCTGCATTGTGCGCCAGTGATCAACCTTTTCACTCTGGAAGCTGACCCGCTGACCCTCAATCCACTAGACAATGAATACCTGCTGCGGCCACTGCGTCTTCAGGACGGCCATACCGAAATCTACAGTGTGGACAATATCCATGGCGCGGTGAAAAACGGTAAACACGCGTATGTGCCTTTCACCAGTTTCCGCCATCGGGGTGGCATGATGCGGCACGATGCGCCGGAACGTTACTACCACACTCGCGTAAAACGGGGGGCCTCCGGCCTGTATGACACCTGGCTTATCCTCGGCGGACGTTCCTTTGAAGTGGATCAACTGGCAGAAAAACCAGAGTCGCTTTCCATGCGCATCACCGGCACTAATGGGCAACTCCCACGTAAAGCGCTAGCCAGCACCCTGCTAGACCGGGTAGTCAAAGCCGGGAAAGTGCCGGTGCGGGTACTCAACCTCTCGGCCCCGAGTCTGCCGTTATATCCCCCGGCGAATGACCGTTTTCACTGGCGAGTCATGAGCCATTTAGGCTCAAATTTCCTCAGTATGATGGATAACCCAGAGGTGCTCAGGGGCACTTTGGCGCTATATGACTGGACAGACGATGAAATGAACCGTCGCCGTCTGGAAGCGATTGTCGCGGTGAATCACACCCTTATCCGCCGTTTTGAGAAAGGTTTTATGCTCCGGGGTGTGGATATCGAAGTCACATTGAATATGGATAACTTTGCCGGAGAGGGCGATGTGAATTTGTTCGGTGAGATGTTGCACCGCTTCTTTGCGCTTTATGCTGATATTCATCTTTTCAACCAGCTGACACTGGTGCTGCAACCCACAGGGAAACGACTGAGATGGCGCGAGACTCACAGCCAGCACGTACCGGGCTGA
- the tssG gene encoding type VI secretion system baseplate subunit TssG, with protein sequence MARDSQPARTGLTQALSKDIWRVNFYRFCQLLEQAAPNSPLLGATCHPENDPVRFRPWPGMGFPVSELKKVETDEDNPDLPPTVRTTFLGMYGVDSPLPGTYLDDITQRREGHEALTAFLDIFSHRITTQYYRIWRKYAYPATFEAGGTDATSQCLLGLVGLGIPGTAEQIATPVSRFLALLGTMRLPTRNAEGIRALVNLLAPDSEATVIQHDPVKIQITNRNGLGRENRVTLSQRATLGKTAKEANSRVLVTLSTCNPTEADGWLPGGSLHTDLLALMRVYLGYRSDVRLRLTVPVQLLPEPRLGKSRRIQLGRTGLLGLKNGKLSDNRQFLTVSLGCYEGLACTFLSPAKDGHYRFE encoded by the coding sequence ATGGCGCGAGACTCACAGCCAGCACGTACCGGGCTGACACAGGCATTAAGCAAGGATATCTGGCGAGTTAACTTTTACCGTTTTTGCCAGTTGTTGGAGCAAGCCGCGCCGAATTCGCCCTTACTGGGGGCAACTTGTCACCCGGAAAATGATCCGGTGCGTTTTCGTCCGTGGCCAGGAATGGGGTTCCCAGTCAGCGAACTGAAAAAAGTTGAGACTGACGAAGATAACCCTGATTTACCGCCTACCGTGCGTACCACCTTTCTTGGGATGTACGGTGTCGATTCTCCTTTGCCCGGCACCTATCTGGATGATATTACCCAGCGGCGGGAGGGGCATGAAGCCCTAACGGCATTTTTGGACATTTTTAGCCACCGTATCACCACCCAATATTACCGTATCTGGCGAAAATACGCCTATCCGGCGACATTCGAAGCCGGTGGTACTGATGCAACATCACAGTGCTTGCTGGGGCTGGTGGGGCTAGGTATCCCCGGTACGGCTGAGCAAATCGCCACGCCGGTCTCTCGTTTTCTGGCGCTATTGGGCACCATGCGCTTACCCACGCGTAATGCCGAAGGGATCCGCGCATTGGTCAATTTGTTAGCTCCAGACTCCGAGGCCACGGTAATCCAGCATGATCCAGTGAAAATCCAAATCACGAATCGTAATGGTTTGGGGCGCGAAAATCGGGTCACACTCTCGCAACGGGCGACACTGGGAAAAACAGCAAAAGAGGCAAATAGCCGGGTATTGGTGACACTGTCTACCTGTAACCCGACAGAGGCGGATGGCTGGCTCCCTGGCGGGTCGCTGCATACCGACTTGTTAGCTCTGATGCGGGTCTATCTGGGGTATCGCAGTGATGTGCGATTGCGCCTCACCGTGCCAGTGCAACTGCTGCCAGAACCCCGGCTAGGAAAAAGCCGCCGCATTCAACTGGGACGTACTGGCCTGCTTGGCCTGAAAAACGGAAAACTCAGTGATAACCGGCAATTTTTGACAGTTAGTCTCGGCTGTTATGAAGGGCTGGCATGTACGTTTTTATCTCCGGCAAAAGACGG